One window from the genome of Natronomonas pharaonis DSM 2160 encodes:
- a CDS encoding 30S ribosomal protein S12, with amino-acid sequence MANGKYAARKLKQDRQKHRWSDSDYARRARGLGKKSDPLEGAPQGRGIVLEKVGIEAKQPNSAIRKCVRVQLIKNGKQVTAFCPGDGAISFIDEHDEVTIAGIGGAKGRAMGDLSGVNYKVEKVNGVSLIELVRGNAEKPVR; translated from the coding sequence ATGGCGAACGGCAAATACGCCGCGCGCAAGCTGAAGCAGGACCGCCAGAAGCATCGGTGGTCCGACTCGGATTACGCGCGACGTGCCCGCGGACTCGGCAAGAAGTCCGACCCGCTCGAAGGGGCCCCGCAAGGCCGGGGTATCGTCCTCGAGAAGGTCGGTATTGAAGCAAAGCAGCCCAACTCGGCCATCCGAAAGTGTGTCCGGGTACAACTCATCAAAAACGGCAAGCAGGTCACCGCCTTCTGCCCCGGCGATGGTGCCATCTCCTTTATCGACGAACACGACGAGGTCACCATCGCGGGCATCGGTGGCGCAAAGGGCCGTGCGATGGGTGACCTTTCGGGCGTCAACTACAAAGTCGAGAAGGTGAACGGCGTCTCGCTCATCGAACTCGTCCGCGGGAACGCGGAGAAGCCGGTGCGATAA
- a CDS encoding 30S ribosomal protein S7 encodes MSSEAPEPDAPASTDDERVSAQLFGEWEIGEIEYDDPSTRRYITVTPIAHTMGRHSEKQFKKSEISIVERLINRLMQTDENTGKKQQATKIVREAFDIVAERTDENPVQVLVTAVENAGPREETVRLKYGGISVPKAVDVAPQRRVDLALKFIAEGTYNDSFKTTTPVEEALAHQLIGAANYDLQAYPVSQKEEQERVAAAAR; translated from the coding sequence ATGAGTTCGGAAGCCCCCGAGCCGGACGCGCCCGCGTCGACCGACGACGAGCGCGTCTCGGCACAGCTGTTCGGCGAGTGGGAAATCGGCGAAATCGAATACGACGACCCCTCGACGCGACGGTACATCACCGTCACGCCGATAGCCCACACGATGGGCCGTCACTCCGAAAAGCAGTTCAAGAAATCGGAGATATCCATCGTCGAGCGACTCATCAACCGGCTGATGCAGACCGACGAGAACACGGGCAAAAAACAGCAGGCGACCAAAATCGTCCGTGAGGCGTTCGACATCGTCGCCGAGCGCACCGACGAGAACCCGGTGCAGGTGCTCGTGACGGCCGTCGAAAACGCCGGTCCACGAGAAGAGACCGTCCGCCTCAAGTACGGTGGCATCTCCGTACCGAAGGCCGTCGACGTCGCGCCCCAGCGGCGCGTCGACCTCGCGCTGAAATTCATCGCCGAGGGAACCTACAACGACTCCTTCAAGACCACGACGCCCGTCGAGGAAGCGCTGGCCCACCAGCTTATCGGCGCAGCGAACTACGACCTGCAGGCCTATCCGGTCAGCCAGAAGGAAGAACAAGAGCGCGTCGCGGCGGCGGCACGCTAA